Proteins from a genomic interval of Euleptes europaea isolate rEulEur1 chromosome 18, rEulEur1.hap1, whole genome shotgun sequence:
- the LOC130490866 gene encoding erythroblast NAD(P)(+)--arginine ADP-ribosyltransferase-like has translation MAANTSNPVLNLASYALDDKYKGCVKAMKNNLKSLLEMELAGSSTYKATWEEALKEWWPKKDSQSLPQNIKEFAEVAILTYASEVPKIYPEFNTATRTAGKGPKEYEAYPFKSLHFLLTWAAKAFQSTAPKCVRVYRGTTVEFSVEKMFRFGQFTSTSESKKEANHFGKTTFFKVLTCKGYSISEKSIFEHEKEVLIPPYELFRVTSVEDTAKGKIINAKSVGSCSNHNCAFMGKDFLGDF, from the exons ATGGCAGCAAACACATCCAACCCAGTATTGAACCTGGCTTCTTATGCCCTTGATGACAAATACAAGGGTTGTGTGAAAGCCATGAAGAACAATCTCAAGTCTCTCCTTGAGATGGAGCTGGCAGGATCCTCAACATATAAAGCTACATGGGAAGAAGCCCTGAAAGAATGGTGGCCGAAGAAGGATTCACAGTCTTTACCTCAGAATATAAAAGAGTTTGCTGAAGTGGCAATCTTGACATATGCATCCGAAGTCCCTAAAATCTACCCAGAATTCAATACTGCCACCCGAACTGCAGGAAAAGGCCCCAAAGAATATGAGGCCTACCCTTTCAAATCCCTTCATTTCCTTTTAACATGGGCAGCCAAAGCATTCCAGTCGACAGCGCCCAAATGTGTCCGTGTCTACAGGGGCACCACAGTGGAGTTTTCCGTCGAGAAAATGTTCCGGTTTGGACAGTTCACCTCCACTTCAGAAAGTAAAAAGGAAGCCAATCATTTTGGGAAGACAACCTTCTTCAAGGTGCTCACTTGCAAGGGCTACTCAATAAGCGAGAAGTCCATCTTTGAACACGAAAAGGAAGTCCTAATTCCTCCTTATGAGCTGTTCCGGGTCACCTCAGTTGAAGACACTGCAAAGGGCAAGATCATAAACGCCAAGTCTGTGGGAAGCTGCAGCAACCACAACTGTGCTTTCATGGGGAAAG aCTTCCTTGGAGACTTTTGA